One Carassius carassius chromosome 20, fCarCar2.1, whole genome shotgun sequence DNA segment encodes these proteins:
- the LOC132096396 gene encoding ubiquitin thioesterase otulin-like has translation MCCYDSGAKDVQNHRVQTMNKTAKSTCDSDRQSKKVKTSHGSTQGTQGQKADVKGCAAGKDACSPGPERSSESSHTMQKRSQKEAKSTRSDSPSSQQHLMKTSSAEDEKSDVDLYRDEDEIQKELQDKQQSESAAVGETQSSVSAAEDLQTYSQREWKGNTTKSLLIRKGYETIASEFKLRRVRGDNYCALRATLFQVLSQSKQLPAWLHDSDISEWPKETQSDQDFIKEWQFPFETSKSKVQHLEQCLELLKQRWEESVQCRSLEERERMFQEVFRGHDEEYELLEALKFLMLRTAIHLHSDMEKGSDVPEFCWLLYARDSSKCPKMFFTNHLRHVGFSGGLEQVEMCLLGYSLQQTMQVVRLYKCETEEFITYYPNDHKKDWPTLCLLTEDDRHYNVLVPKKSSKFDAYGRPKWNPPSDGQPSKTTHL, from the exons ATGTGTTGTTATGATTCAGGTGCGAAGGATGTGCAAAATCACCGAGTCCAAACCATGAATAAAACAGCAAAGTCTACTTGTGATTCTGACCGACAGAGTAAAAAAGTCAAAACGAGTCATGG ATCGACCCAGGGCACTCAAGGTCAGAAAGCAGATGTGAAGGGCTGTGCAGCTGGAAAAGATGCTTGTTCTCCTGGACCTGAGAGAAGCTCGGAGTCTTCCCACACTATGCAAAAACGTTCTCAAAAGGAGGCCAAATCTACTCGTAGTGACAGTCCTTCATCCCAGCAGCATCTGATGAAGACGTCGTCTGCTGAAGATGAAAAAAG TGATGTGGACCTGTACAGAGACGAAGACGAAATTCAAAAAGAGCTGCAAGACAAGCAGCAGTCAGAGTCAG CGGCTGTTGGTGAGACCCAGAGCAGCGTGTCCGCTGCAGAGGATCTTCAGACCTACAGTCAGAGAGAATGGAAAGGCAACACCACAAAAAGTCTGCTAATTCGAAAG GGGTATGAAACAATAGCCAGTGAGTTCAAGCTACGCAGAGTAAGAGGTGATAACTATTGTGCATTAAGAGCAACGCTCTTCCAGGTGCTCAGCCAGTCAAAACAGCTTCCTGCCTGGCTACATGACTCTGACATTAGCGAG TGGCCAAAAGAAACTCAGTCTGATCAGGATTTTATTAAGGAGTGGCAGTTTCCATTTGAAACTAGTAAGAGCAAAGTGCAGCATCTTGAACAATGTCTGGAGCTACTGAAGCAAAGg TGGGAAGAGAGTGTCCAGTGCAGAAGTCTTGAGGAGAGGGAGCGTATGTTCCAGGAGGTGTTCAGAGGTCACGATGAGGAGTATGAGCTTCTGGAAGCGCTGAAGTTCTTGATGCTGAGGACTGCCATTCATTTGCACTCAGATATGGAGAAGGGCTCTGATGTACCAGAGTTCTGCTGGCTCCTCTATGCTCGTGACTCATCCAAATGCCCTAAGATGTTCTTCACCAACCACCTCAGACATGTAGGCTTCAGTGGTGGGCTGGAACAG GTGGAGATGTGCCTCCTGGGTTATTCCCTTCAGCAGACGATGCAGGTTGTTCGGCTGTACAAGTGTGAAACTGAAGAGTTTATTACATACTACCCAAATGACCACAAGAAGGACTGGCCTACTCTATGCTTGCTTACAGAAGATGACAGACACTACAATGTACTCGTCCCCAAAAAATCCTCCAAATTTGATGCATATGGTAGGCCAAAGTGGAATCCACCTTCAGATGGACAAccaagcaaaacgacacatcttTAA